In Argonema galeatum A003/A1, one DNA window encodes the following:
- a CDS encoding fatty acid desaturase family protein — protein MIKTEVSLQNLINTVDEEAMIPQNVYAKTLRPLLPAEAFAPDSSKLVILLINLIILILGWTIASGLDRWPVYLLWLYLPFAIIMGNSVIVLLFSSHDLMHGSAIRNVRAMRIISLLGLTLGWMPPTLWKAVHNREHHNKTNSLKDPDRNYLYQQPKTWGKWIQNLFVPSSEVKPFWLTVGMTSAWGVQTFRNLTSVLLFNSESVDYVQAAFTVNSKERRAIAGEFLIILMLHLSILAYLEFNPIKLVLSYFLPIGIGYAGTIFYVYTNHMLSRMTSVNDPLINSLSIRVPKIFDLLHLNFSYHTEHHIFPGINSDYYPLVQELLKIHYSDRFNLLDAGEAWRLMLQTPRHYKDENTFTDWDGEKDITCPLGRSIS, from the coding sequence ATGATAAAAACTGAAGTTTCTTTACAAAACTTAATAAATACTGTTGATGAGGAAGCAATGATTCCGCAAAATGTATACGCAAAGACATTGCGGCCTTTACTTCCGGCTGAAGCGTTTGCGCCTGATAGTAGTAAGTTAGTTATCCTGTTGATTAATCTGATAATCTTGATACTGGGTTGGACTATAGCCTCTGGGTTAGATCGGTGGCCTGTATATCTTTTGTGGCTGTATTTACCTTTCGCAATCATCATGGGCAATAGCGTCATTGTCCTGCTATTTAGCTCACATGACCTGATGCACGGAAGCGCGATTAGAAACGTCCGTGCGATGCGTATTATTAGCTTGTTAGGACTAACATTGGGGTGGATGCCACCGACATTGTGGAAAGCAGTTCATAACCGAGAACATCACAATAAAACTAATTCCTTAAAAGATCCCGATCGCAATTACTTATACCAACAACCTAAGACTTGGGGCAAATGGATTCAGAATTTGTTTGTGCCTTCGTCGGAAGTCAAACCTTTCTGGTTGACAGTGGGAATGACTTCAGCATGGGGAGTACAGACTTTCCGCAATTTAACTTCTGTGCTGTTGTTTAATAGCGAATCAGTTGATTATGTTCAGGCTGCATTTACCGTTAATAGTAAGGAACGTCGAGCGATCGCCGGTGAATTTTTAATAATCTTAATGCTTCATTTGAGCATTTTAGCTTACCTGGAATTTAACCCCATAAAACTTGTGCTGAGCTACTTTCTGCCGATTGGGATTGGCTATGCAGGCACAATATTTTATGTTTATACAAATCATATGCTCTCTCGAATGACCAGCGTTAACGATCCGCTGATTAATAGCCTTTCTATCAGGGTTCCTAAAATCTTCGATTTGCTGCATTTAAATTTCTCTTACCATACGGAGCATCATATTTTTCCAGGAATCAACTCTGACTATTATCCACTGGTTCAAGAATTACTAAAAATTCACTATTCTGACCGCTTCAACTTATTGGATGCGGGAGAGGCTTGGCGCTTAATGTTGCAAACTCCTCGGCATTACAAAGATGAAAATACGTTTACAGATTGGGATGGAGAAAAGGATATTACCTGTCCTCTGGGCCGATCGATCTCATAG
- a CDS encoding SAM-dependent methyltransferase has translation MTSTPILQDIEKYIPVVGNVNIKSPLAYKVTRGVVSVVNAVQMAVGEAYINGLEVPDPVLEGMFNTFMPIFFRYFPSLLAPYEWVLTETDRIAEGSRDLMKIQYDLPQDMLNQMLGDGKVIYPKYSMGLWEKGAANLEQSQIQMIDDVIEKLDIKDGDHILDFGCGWGCVPNYILSKFPNVRFTGINLSKYQCEYMRQKMQDPESYLSSGRFTLFEGDLNDAKFETKFDKILSIGVFCHVGNLTNAFQKLASFLKDNGKVFIHIITVRTPNNISSAYTHKYIFPYGRYWNFDAVPSHNKDLKTVNRWYLNGTNYSQTFANWLKNFDDNQATVKTLDYGMDYAKFRRIWRFYLIWLGSNFASCNGEINGNGQFLMVHS, from the coding sequence ATGACTTCTACCCCCATCTTGCAAGATATCGAAAAGTATATCCCAGTAGTAGGAAATGTAAATATCAAAAGCCCTCTAGCCTACAAAGTAACTCGTGGAGTAGTCTCTGTAGTCAACGCGGTGCAAATGGCCGTTGGAGAGGCTTATATTAACGGATTGGAAGTTCCCGATCCCGTCCTAGAAGGTATGTTCAATACCTTTATGCCCATCTTCTTTCGCTATTTTCCCTCTCTGCTTGCACCTTATGAATGGGTATTAACAGAAACCGATCGCATTGCGGAAGGTTCGCGGGATTTGATGAAGATTCAGTATGACTTGCCTCAAGATATGCTCAATCAGATGTTAGGCGATGGGAAAGTCATTTATCCTAAGTATAGCATGGGATTGTGGGAAAAAGGAGCAGCTAACTTAGAGCAATCGCAGATTCAGATGATTGATGATGTGATTGAAAAGCTAGATATTAAAGACGGCGACCACATCTTAGACTTTGGTTGCGGTTGGGGTTGCGTGCCAAATTACATTCTTTCCAAATTCCCCAATGTCCGGTTTACAGGAATTAATTTGAGCAAGTACCAGTGCGAATATATGCGCCAGAAGATGCAAGATCCTGAAAGCTATCTGAGTTCAGGTCGCTTCACCCTGTTTGAGGGAGACTTAAATGATGCCAAATTTGAGACTAAATTTGACAAAATTCTTTCCATTGGCGTTTTCTGTCATGTTGGTAATTTAACAAATGCCTTTCAAAAGTTAGCTTCTTTTCTCAAGGATAACGGTAAGGTCTTTATTCACATCATCACGGTACGTACTCCCAATAACATATCCAGCGCTTACACGCACAAATATATTTTTCCTTACGGTCGTTACTGGAATTTTGATGCGGTTCCCAGCCATAACAAGGATCTGAAGACTGTGAACCGATGGTATCTCAATGGCACAAATTACTCTCAGACATTTGCCAATTGGCTAAAGAACTTTGATGACAACCAAGCAACAGTAAAAACGTTAGATTATGGCATGGATTATGCCAAGTTTCGCCGGATTTGGCGATTTTATTTGATTTGGTTAGGGAGTAATTTTGCCAGTTGCAATGGTGAAATTAACGGGAACGGTCAATTTTTAATGGTTCATTCTTGA
- a CDS encoding B12-binding domain-containing radical SAM protein yields the protein MTAKLKSLDQPVPEITTGRKHYVPRNHRRILCVFPKYSPSFGTFQHAYPLMRGVKAFMPPQGILVVAAYLPKEWEIRFVDENVHPAKRSDYKWADVVIASGMHIQRPQLNKINEIAHKEGKITVIGGPSVSGCPEYYPDFDILHLGELGDATDRMIEYLDEHKERPEKQIRFETKERLPLSEFPIPAYHLLNINKYFIGSVQFSSGCPYSCEFCDIPTLYGRNPRMKTPEQVLAELDEMLKSGNPGAVYFVDDNFVGDRRAAMQLLPHLIEWQKRNGYPVQFACEATLNIAQSPKLLEMMREAYFCTVFCGIETPEPQALHAISKDHNLSMPILSAIKSLNSYGMEVVSGIIIGLDTDTPDTADRIIDFIRLSNIPMLTINLLYALPRTALWDRLEKEGRLVSDENRESNVEFLMPYEQVVEMWRRCITTAYEPEFLYQRFAYNTEHTFPNRIEVPNSPQRTSKENIRKGLTMLSKILLRVGVFGSYRKTFWNMASPILKAGKIETLIHIGLVAHHLIEFTRQCAKGEESASFYSQKVRQPQLSLLKTASR from the coding sequence ATGACTGCTAAACTGAAATCTTTAGACCAACCTGTTCCCGAAATAACCACCGGCAGAAAGCACTACGTACCGCGCAATCATCGTCGCATCCTCTGCGTTTTTCCCAAGTACAGCCCCTCGTTTGGCACCTTTCAGCACGCTTACCCCCTAATGAGGGGTGTCAAAGCTTTTATGCCTCCCCAAGGTATTCTGGTTGTAGCTGCTTATTTACCCAAAGAATGGGAAATCCGCTTTGTTGATGAAAATGTGCATCCAGCAAAAAGGTCTGATTACAAGTGGGCAGATGTGGTGATTGCCAGCGGAATGCACATTCAGCGCCCACAGTTGAATAAAATTAACGAAATCGCCCACAAAGAAGGCAAAATAACAGTTATCGGTGGCCCATCTGTGTCCGGTTGTCCTGAATATTACCCAGATTTTGATATCTTACACCTGGGTGAGTTGGGAGATGCGACCGATCGCATGATCGAATATCTTGACGAACACAAAGAACGCCCCGAAAAGCAAATTCGCTTTGAAACTAAGGAACGTTTGCCCCTCAGCGAATTTCCTATTCCAGCTTATCATTTGCTCAACATCAATAAATATTTTATTGGCAGCGTGCAGTTTTCCAGCGGTTGTCCTTATAGCTGCGAATTTTGCGATATTCCCACACTTTACGGTCGCAATCCGCGCATGAAAACACCAGAACAGGTGTTAGCCGAACTGGATGAAATGCTCAAATCGGGTAATCCCGGCGCGGTGTATTTTGTAGACGACAATTTTGTAGGCGATCGCCGCGCTGCTATGCAGCTGTTACCTCACTTGATCGAGTGGCAAAAGCGCAATGGCTATCCCGTTCAATTTGCCTGCGAAGCTACCCTAAATATAGCGCAAAGTCCCAAACTTTTAGAGATGATGCGCGAAGCATATTTCTGTACAGTTTTTTGCGGCATAGAAACGCCCGAACCCCAAGCACTCCATGCTATTTCCAAAGATCACAACCTCAGTATGCCGATTTTGTCAGCTATTAAAAGTTTGAACAGCTATGGCATGGAAGTGGTATCGGGAATTATCATCGGATTAGATACAGATACGCCAGATACAGCAGACAGAATTATCGACTTTATTCGTTTGTCTAACATTCCCATGCTGACGATAAATCTGCTGTACGCCTTACCAAGAACAGCATTGTGGGATAGGTTAGAAAAAGAAGGCAGATTAGTTTCTGATGAGAATCGCGAATCAAATGTTGAGTTTTTAATGCCTTACGAACAGGTGGTAGAAATGTGGCGTCGCTGCATTACAACTGCCTACGAACCGGAATTTTTATATCAACGGTTCGCTTACAACACCGAACATACTTTCCCGAATCGCATTGAGGTTCCCAACAGTCCGCAACGTACTTCTAAGGAGAATATTCGCAAGGGTTTGACTATGTTGAGTAAAATCCTGCTGAGGGTAGGTGTGTTTGGTAGTTACCGCAAAACTTTCTGGAATATGGCTTCACCGATATTGAAAGCTGGTAAAATAGAAACGTTAATTCATATTGGGTTAGTAGCTCATCACTTGATTGAGTTTACTCGCCAGTGTGCCAAAGGTGAAGAATCTGCTTCTTTCTACTCTCAAAAAGTGCGGCAGCCCCAGCTATCTCTGCTTAAAACCGCTTCTAGATAA
- the hpnH gene encoding adenosyl-hopene transferase HpnH, whose amino-acid sequence MAINLLQALEVGKYIVSQRLAGRKQYPLVLMLEPLFRCNLACSGCGKIQHPAEILKQNLTPEQCFAAVQECGAPIVSIPGGEPLLHPQIDEIVKGLVERKKFVYLCTNGLLLEKSLDKFQPSPYLTFSVHLDGLQELHDKCVDRKGVFDTAVKAIRAAKARGFRVTTNTTVFEGTDTKEMQDFFDFIATLNIDGMMISPGYSYEWAPDRDHFLQREQTKALFREILAPYKAGKKSWNFNHNPLFLDFLTGEKDYECTPWGSPSYSVLGWQKPCYLLNEGHYASFKELLENTDWSKYGRGSGNPKCADCMVHCGYEPTAATDAMQPSNVVRAIGSVFGMVS is encoded by the coding sequence ATGGCAATTAACTTACTACAAGCGCTGGAAGTAGGGAAATATATCGTCTCGCAGCGTCTTGCGGGTCGCAAACAATATCCCTTAGTCTTGATGTTGGAACCCTTGTTCCGGTGCAATCTTGCCTGTTCCGGTTGCGGAAAAATCCAGCACCCAGCAGAAATTCTCAAGCAAAACCTCACCCCCGAACAGTGCTTCGCCGCCGTCCAAGAGTGCGGGGCACCGATCGTCTCCATTCCTGGAGGAGAACCGCTGCTTCATCCACAAATAGATGAAATTGTCAAGGGTTTGGTAGAGCGGAAAAAGTTTGTTTACCTCTGCACGAATGGCTTATTGCTGGAAAAGAGTCTGGATAAATTTCAGCCTTCGCCCTACCTCACCTTCAGCGTCCACCTAGATGGGTTGCAGGAACTGCACGACAAATGCGTCGATCGCAAAGGCGTCTTCGATACAGCCGTCAAAGCGATTCGCGCCGCCAAAGCGAGAGGATTTCGGGTAACGACCAACACCACCGTCTTCGAGGGAACAGATACCAAAGAAATGCAAGATTTCTTTGACTTCATCGCCACGCTGAATATCGATGGCATGATGATTTCCCCAGGCTACAGTTATGAGTGGGCACCCGATCGCGATCATTTTCTCCAACGGGAACAGACGAAAGCCCTCTTCCGGGAAATCCTAGCGCCATACAAAGCAGGCAAGAAAAGCTGGAACTTCAACCACAACCCACTTTTTCTAGATTTTCTCACCGGCGAGAAAGATTACGAATGCACGCCTTGGGGGAGTCCCAGCTACAGCGTTCTCGGTTGGCAAAAACCCTGCTATCTTCTCAACGAAGGTCATTACGCCAGCTTCAAGGAATTGCTGGAAAATACAGACTGGAGTAAGTACGGTCGAGGTAGCGGCAATCCCAAATGTGCAGATTGCATGGTGCATTGCGGCTACGAACCCACCGCAGCAACGGATGCGATGCAACCGAGTAATGTAGTTCGTGCGATCGGCAGCGTATTCGGAATGGTCAGCTAG
- a CDS encoding Uma2 family endonuclease, whose protein sequence is MTSTTNPPTILTALPDHTQLPESDGTFVKNFQEHPQSILLTDSITPSLQQRHPDGNYCIGQDCGIYWRLTDPPERGAESPDWFFVPNVPATLNGIVRRSYVLWQELISPLIVLEFGSGDGSEERDRKPLSRSGQEDVKPGKFWIYENVIRPAFYGIYEVSRARVEVYHLMEGEYQLVVENDRGHYPITPLGVELGIWQGRYQNMELPWLRWWDSEGNLLLTGDERAELESQRAELESQRAELERQRAQRAELQLEQLRSQLRSAGIEPEV, encoded by the coding sequence ATGACTTCCACAACAAATCCCCCAACTATTCTTACAGCTTTACCCGACCACACTCAGTTACCGGAGTCAGACGGAACATTTGTGAAAAATTTTCAAGAACATCCTCAAAGCATCCTGTTAACAGATTCAATTACCCCCTCTCTCCAGCAAAGGCATCCCGACGGTAATTATTGTATCGGTCAGGATTGCGGAATTTATTGGCGTTTAACCGATCCCCCAGAACGAGGAGCCGAATCGCCAGACTGGTTTTTTGTCCCTAATGTGCCAGCAACTCTCAACGGAATTGTGCGCCGTTCTTATGTGTTGTGGCAAGAACTGATATCGCCGTTAATTGTATTAGAATTTGGATCGGGAGATGGGTCAGAGGAACGAGACAGAAAGCCCTTATCGCGATCCGGTCAAGAAGATGTTAAACCTGGTAAATTTTGGATTTATGAAAATGTCATTCGTCCGGCATTTTACGGAATTTATGAAGTCAGCCGCGCACGGGTGGAAGTCTATCATTTAATGGAGGGTGAATATCAGTTAGTGGTAGAAAACGATCGGGGTCACTATCCGATTACGCCTTTAGGGGTGGAGTTGGGAATTTGGCAAGGACGCTATCAAAATATGGAATTACCCTGGCTCCGTTGGTGGGATAGTGAAGGGAATTTGTTGCTAACTGGAGATGAAAGAGCGGAGTTAGAAAGCCAAAGAGCGGAATTAGAAAGCCAAAGAGCGGAGTTAGAACGGCAAAGAGCCCAACGAGCAGAATTACAGCTTGAGCAGTTGCGATCGCAGTTGCGCTCTGCTGGAATTGAACCTGAAGTGTGA